The sequence ATATAAAGCATATGTAGAGAATAGAAAAATTCAGTTAAAAAATGTCGCTCTTTACGAGATTTACAGAGCCGATTTTGCATATGGTTATGTTGTTAATTTAAAAGCCGCACAGCGTCTTGCCGATTATTTGTATCCTGTTAGATTTACTCCGGATGATTGGAGATATTTTAAGTTTGCCGCAAAAATTAATGTTTACACGGCAATTCCGGAAATTATAACTTCTGCAAATTTCAAAAGCGAAGTAGGCGATGACTGTAGAATTGCATTAACGGATAAAAAGGGCAAATATCACCCAAAACTTATGCTGCAAGATTTATCTGCGCTTATGAGAATATTTTCTTTTAAATTTTTTGTCAGACCGTTTTTGAAAGTAAAATCTAAAACTAATCAGGATAATTTTTTTGAAAAAATGAAAAGAAGCATTAAAAAAAGATTGCATTAGGTTTTGTCATTCTAACATAAAGGGAATATTTTGAAGCGCATACTTTTTTTTGTTCATTACAATAAATACAATAAAATAGCCGCGCATGTTTTG is a genomic window of Endomicrobium proavitum containing:
- a CDS encoding glycosyltransferase family 25 protein, which translates into the protein MHTTIKPFVICSKNPQRRAHMTAELNRYNLNGIFFDGIYVNDQQLKTDVKDYPVNGLSKGEIGCSLSHIEIYKTMVKEKIPLALIMEDDIKFKENIVSVLKDIEEFDEKTDKPFVYLLTPYKAYVENRKIQLKNVALYEIYRADFAYGYVVNLKAAQRLADYLYPVRFTPDDWRYFKFAAKINVYTAIPEIITSANFKSEVGDDCRIALTDKKGKYHPKLMLQDLSALMRIFSFKFFVRPFLKVKSKTNQDNFFEKMKRSIKKRLH